The Lemur catta isolate mLemCat1 chromosome X, mLemCat1.pri, whole genome shotgun sequence genome has a window encoding:
- the SPRY3 gene encoding protein sprouty homolog 3: MDVAVTDDFQQILPIEQLRSTHASNDYVERPPAPCKQALSSPSLIMETHKSDWSLATMPTALPRSLSQCHQLQPLPQHLSQSSIASSMSHSTTASDQRLLASITPSPSGQSIIRTQPGAGAHPKADGALKGEAEQSAGHPSEHLFICEECGRCKCFSCTAARPLPSCWLCNQRCLCSAESLLDYGTCLCCVKGLFYHCSTDDEDNCADEPCSCGPSSCFVRWAAMSLISLFLPCLCCYLPTRGCLHLCQQGYDSLQRPGCRCKRHTNTVCRKISSSNAPFPKAQEKSV, translated from the coding sequence ATGGATGTCGCAGTGACAGATGATTTTCAACAAATTCTGCCTATTGAACAGCTACGCTCTACTCATGCTAGCAATGATTACGTGGAACGGCCTCCAGCCCCCTGTAAACAGGCCCTCTCCAGCCCTTCCCTTATCATGGAAACCCACAAATCTGATTGGTCTCTGGCTACCATGCCTACTGCTCTCCCCCGCAGTCTCAGCCAGTGCCATCAATTGCAGCCCTTGCCTCAGCATCTGAGCCAATCTAGCATTGCCAGCTCAATGTCCCATAGCACCACTGCCTCTGATCAAAGGCTCTTGGCCAGCATTACACCCTCACCTTCAGGCCAGTCCATCATCCGAACCCAACCTGGAGCAGGGGCTCACCCAAAGGCTGATGGTGCTCTGAAGGGAGAAGCTGAGCAGTCTGCTGGGCACCCCAGTGAGCACCTCTTCATCTGCGAGGAGTGTGGGCGCTGCAAGTGTTTCTCCTGCACAGCAGCTcgccctctcccctcctgctggCTGTGCAACCAGCGTTGCCTTTGCTCTGCTGAGAGCCTCCTCGATTATGGCACTTGTCTGTGCTGTGTCAAGGGCCTCTTCTATCACTGCTCCACTGATGATGAAGACAACTGCGCTGATGAGCCCTGCTCATGTGGGCCTAGTTCTTGCTTCGTTCGCTGGGCAGCCATGAGCCTCATCTCCCTCTTCTTACCCTGCCTGTGCTGCTACCTGCCTACCCGTGGATGCCTCCATCTGTGCCAGCAGGGCTATGATAGCCTCCAGCGACCAGGCTGCCGCTGTAAGAGGCACACCAACACTGTGTGCAGAAAAATCTCTTCTAGTAATGCACCCTTCCCCAAGGCCCAGGAAAAGTCTGTATGA